AATCTTTGATTAAGACTACTGAGTCGCCATCTTTAAGTATATTTCCATTGCTGTCTTTGTGCACAATTTTACCTTCTTCATCTTCCCCTTCACCTGTAGCTGCTGCCCAAACCAAAGTTTCTTCATCAAGATACATCATGTCCAATAAGTCCTGAGGCCAGCCCTCGCCTCGTAATCTGTTAAGCATTCGCCATGCTACTACTTGGACTGGTTTGTTTTCATTCCACATACTATCACTAAGACATCTCCAATGATTTGGATCAGTTGTAGTAGTATTTTCGATTTGGTTTTTGCAAGTTGTACATACCAATACCGAGTTGTCAAGAGATATAGATTCTTCTTTGGTTAGATGAATTCTTAAGTCTTCCGTTGAACCACACAATTCACATTGGGAACCGCTTCTTTCATTTAATCTTTGTTCGATAACGCTCATGTTTTACTGTTTTTTTATAAATTAAATGATGCTCCAATCTGAAATACAAATTGGTTATTATATTGCTTGAATCCTTCAGTATTTGAATCGTATCTTGCCAAGGGAACTCCTGCTTCCGTGTATATTCCAAAACCGTCCGTAAAGAAGTATCT
The window above is part of the Flavobacterium sp. N1994 genome. Proteins encoded here:
- a CDS encoding PhnA domain-containing protein, translated to MSVIEQRLNERSGSQCELCGSTEDLRIHLTKEESISLDNSVLVCTTCKNQIENTTTTDPNHWRCLSDSMWNENKPVQVVAWRMLNRLRGEGWPQDLLDMMYLDEETLVWAAATGEGEDEEGKIVHKDSNGNILKDGDSVVLIKDLDVKGANFTAKRGAAVHNIKLVWDNADQIEGRVEGQHIVILTQFVKKTK